TGCCGACAGCAAACCCGTGCTGGGAGCGGACCCATTTTTCAATTATTATATCCACAAATGGTTTCGACCGTGGCAGCCGGGTGATTATACTGCACCGATTTATACCGACTGGGGGGGAGCTTTCGGCGGGATTGATACCCTGGACCATGATACGGCTTTTATAAATATTGTCATCAGGGATTCGCTCCCTTTCAGACATATCGGCAGCGGATTGTATCAATACGAAAACAGTGAATTTTTCGGTGTTGATGATACCGGGTTCGGCGATGAGCCGTCGGGATTCAACCACAATTTCTCCTTTACAATGGAGATGCACACCGTCTTTACCTACCAGCCGGGTCTCAGGTTCGATTTTCAGGGTGATGACGATGTCTGGGCGTTTGTTGACGGGCGGCTGGCCATGGACCTCGGCGGGATCCACGGTACGCAATCCGGCTCGTTCAATGTCGACAATATCTCGGGCCTGGTCCCCGGAAAACCGTATAATTTCGACTTTTTTTACGCCGAACGGCACACGGTCAATTCCACGATAAAAATTACGACCAATCTATTCACGCCGCCCGGTTTTATCAAGATCTATCCGGAGCCGGGCACACCCGATATCGGCTCGAACCAGCCATTCGGTCCGCTCGACACGGTAAAGGCGGGGAGCACCCTCGAAATGTATGCCCATATTTTCGATTCGGCATTCACCTGGCGCCCCGAATACGACCAGTACGTAACCTGGGAGATGATCGATTCGCTGGGCAACCCTGTTTTGTCAAGCGATTCGGGCAGCGGCAATTCGATCAGTCCCACCGAAGCATTCGGGTATGTAACCGTGGTTGCGACATTCAGGGACCCCGATGATCTCAATGCGCCGCCGGCCACAGCGGTCCTGAATCTTTATGTTGCGCCCGGAGATCCGCATCATATCAACATTCAAAATACCGAAACAATTACCAGTCTTCGTGATGACGATCATCTCGACGCCCTGACACTGGGTGAGGACATCTCGAGCACAACGGTCTATGCAATTCTCCGAGACAGCCTGGGGAATTTTGCCGGCTATGCACAAAATGCCACCTGGACAAGCGGGAGCACGTCCATTGCATCGGCCCGGGGGAAATCCGGCGAGCAGTGGAAAGGCGATATCATCAAAGCGGGCGGCGGGGTCACCACCATCACCGCCTCCCAGGGAAGCCTTATCCCGGCATCGCTGCAGGTAACCATGAAAACGTCGGGCGTGGCACTGCAATCGGCCATTACCCGCGACAGCAACGGCGACGGGTACCTTGATCGGATCGAATTGACTTTCGACAGTGCGGTTACACTGGGGACCGATATTTCCCCCGATGATATCATTGTGCAATACGGGGCAACCACCCTGAGCGTAATCACTATCGAAGGCAAAAGCGGCGCGACAGATGATGAATTTATTCTCACCCTCAGACCGTCAACCTCCGGCGAGCTTCAGACCGGATGGAAACCAACGCTGACCTTCCCTTCATTTTCGAATGCTGCGGCGGTGAGCGGTTTTGTCTGCGCAGACGGCGCCGGGCCGGTAGTAAAGAGCGCAAAGTTTCATCCGGGATCGTTACCGGGTTCGCAGGGAAGTCCGGATACGTTGTACGTAACGTTCAGCG
The genomic region above belongs to Chitinivibrionales bacterium and contains:
- a CDS encoding fibro-slime domain-containing protein; this translates as MKKAPKTGFILWRKRFKRRGGNMITPRSGGKCPLLSRNAAILPASVLCLLSFIFQPTAQQFPDTIWVQVTFYDFHADGSNPEFNPDHWGGLYTRMVADTLDADSKPVLGADPFFNYYIHKWFRPWQPGDYTAPIYTDWGGAFGGIDTLDHDTAFINIVIRDSLPFRHIGSGLYQYENSEFFGVDDTGFGDEPSGFNHNFSFTMEMHTVFTYQPGLRFDFQGDDDVWAFVDGRLAMDLGGIHGTQSGSFNVDNISGLVPGKPYNFDFFYAERHTVNSTIKITTNLFTPPGFIKIYPEPGTPDIGSNQPFGPLDTVKAGSTLEMYAHIFDSAFTWRPEYDQYVTWEMIDSLGNPVLSSDSGSGNSISPTEAFGYVTVVATFRDPDDLNAPPATAVLNLYVAPGDPHHINIQNTETITSLRDDDHLDALTLGEDISSTTVYAILRDSLGNFAGYAQNATWTSGSTSIASARGKSGEQWKGDIIKAGGGVTTITASQGSLIPASLQVTMKTSGVALQSAITRDSNGDGYLDRIELTFDSAVTLGTDISPDDIIVQYGATTLSVITIEGKSGATDDEFILTLRPSTSGELQTGWKPTLTFPSFSNAAAVSGFVCADGAGPVVKSAKFHPGSLPGSQGSPDTLYVTFSEPVQWPNSQATPSEVFNYYQKQTETDAAFDGIGTNDFPVDKNGAAIFMTNGFTVSPLDDSLQLQGNIRHVIDSAGNLPPENGRKAPIEWGPRNAVTITVGKNPFIPGVTPIDPKVREFYHNSFQNQTGNYSGVMIGIQSIKPLKQEPNGSYGKAVIYDAVANLIRTDIRIEQAQSAREYGIFWDGKNENGRYVGGGAYLLVITTTDYDGTTELTRKKIGVQR